ATCGGGCGGCCGCGCAGGAACGGCACCCAGTTCGGGACCACCTCGCCCCAGCGGGCGATCAGGCCGATCGCGGTGAACGCGGCGACTTCGGAGGCGATCGACAGGAAGACGATGTAGGCCCGTTCACCGAGCCCGCTCCCGTCGTCGAACGCGGCCGGGAGCCGCCAGAGACCGGCCGGCAGCACGGTGAGCGGGACGGCGAGCGCGGCCGTCCGCGCCCAGCGGGGAACTCCGGCCACCGGTTCGTGGACGGCCGCCCATGTGGTGCGCAGGCGTCCGGTGGTCACCGGCCGATCATTCACAGTGGTCATTGTCGATCCCTTGGTCCGGCGGGCCCGACTGCCCGATCCGCATCCAAGATCGCAACCGCGCCGAGTCCCGGTGATCCCCCGCAGGGGTGAACCGGCCTTCCGCTCGGGGGAAACGCGCTGCGACTCGGCGCCGGGCCCGCGCGCGCCCGTGGCAGCCGACACGACCCCGGCTGAACCGAACTACCTCGACTGCGCGCGACCAGGGCTGTGACGTTCGCGCACCGCACTCGGGCCGGTAACGGGGACCCGGGTGAGGGGGCGCGTCCGAAGCCAGTACGAGCGGGCGGCGACGGTCAGCGCGACCCCGTACACGGCGAACGCGGCCATGCCGATCCAGGCGACCAGCAGTGCGTCATCGGCGGTGGGGAAGTCCCCGCGCGGCATCGACAGCACACCGACCGTGGCCAGGGCCGAGTAGCCGGCCCCCAGCACCCCGTACGGAGCGAGGGTGGCGGCGCCGACCAGGGCCGGGGACAGGGGGAGCCAGCGCGGGACGCGGCGGCCGCGCAGGAACGGCGTCCAACGCGGGAAGACCCGCCCCCATGGGCGTACCAGAGCCCAGAGCAGGAAAACGCCGAGGGCGGCCAGCAGCGCGGTGCCGTCCAAGCCCCAGGACTCCAGGGTGAGCCAGATCCCCGAAGCTCCGTTGCGTTCGGAGATCGCCAGCATCTCCGTGCCGGTCATCCCCGCGAACGTGCCGCCGGACGCCCAGACCAGCTTCATCACCACATAGGGGAGGAAGGCCACCGTCCCCGCGCAGGCCGCCAGGTGCACCGGGCGAGAGGCGGCCGAGGACGAGACGCGGACAGGTCCGCCGGCCGTCGCGGTGAACGGACCGCGGTCGGAGCGTGCGGTGGCCGCGAGCAGGACCACCCCGGCCGCCGACAGCGCGTGGGTGGCCGCGGCCGCCCAACTGTCCACCGCCTGGCCGAACATCAGCGTGATGACGTCCATCAGCAGGCTGAACGCGCCGATGGCCGCCAGCCCGCAGACCACCCACAACAGCGCCCGCAGCATGGGCCGCAGCCCGTATCGCGCCACCGCGCCGCAGGCCAGCGCCGCCAGCGCTCCCACCGCCGCGACCGCCCAGCCCATCGCGGCAGGCCCCGGGTCGCCGCCCAGGTAGAGCAGCGGGGTCTCGCTGAGCGCGCATGCCAGCCCGTAACCGGCGAACGTCACCCCCCACAGCATCGTCGCCCGGCCCACCCACCGTGGCCACCGCCGCCACCACGCGCGCCGAGGCGCCCTCATCGTCCGTCCGACACCAGTCATGCGCTGAACATCGCATCGACCGCGACGGCATGGCCTCGCCCATCAGAACGATCCGTCTCCCCTACCGGAGTGAACCTCCTGGCGCCATCAAGACCAACGCTCGAGCACGCGGGGCATGTACTCGGCCGGCTGGACGCGGCCGTCGAAGGAACCGCCCCCTCGCCCCCACCGGGGACCGGGTCGCCGCGGATTCGCCGCCCGCCGTGCCGGGACGTCCCAGGGTTGATCTTGAGGCGGGAGTTACCTACCGTGTCCTCGTTTGATCATGGTGCGGCGGGCCGGTGACCGCGCGGAACATGCGCGGGGCGTCCCGCCGACCGAAGCGAGGGGAAGTCATGAACGTCAAGCGAAAGCTGGTGAGCGCCGGCGCGCTCGCGGCCGTGACCGCCGCGACCGTGGGAGCCATGGCGGCCCCGGCCCAGGCCGCCGCGTACAACGGCGTCTGCGGCAGCGGCTACCGGGTCATCGACAAGCTGGAACTGCTTCGCGGCACCGTCTACCTGACCTACAACGGCGGCTGGAACTGCGTCGTGACCGTCGCCGACAGCGGCGCCCACGACTCCAAGCCCATGGCGGCGTTCCTCAAGCGCTCCAGCGACTCGGAGTTCGTGCGGGACGACGACTACTACCGGTACTACGCCGGGCCCGTGTACCGGTACGCCCCGAGCCAGTGCATCGACTGGGGCGGCAGGATCGGCCTGGACTCCGACTCCGCGTGGGGAGACCACTGCGGCTGACCCCGCCCCTCCGGGCGGCGGCGGGCCCCGGCACCGCCGCGGCCCGCCGCCGCCCGAACGTCCGGCACTGTCCGGGCGCGGAACGCGTGTTGTCAGCGCCGAAGGGATGTGGTCGGGTATCGGGGTGGACGTCGACCAGTTCTTCAGTTACGGGCCGCGCGCTCCATTCGAAGTACAACATGTCTTCACCGACCGGGAAGGGCCGATCCGCGCCTTCCAGGACCGGTTCGCGCAACTTTCCGAACGGTCGTGGACGGTCGACGAACTGCTCGACTTCCAGCGCCCGGCGGGCAACCTCATCGCCGTGTCCGGCGAGGGCGGGATCGGCAAGTCCACACTGGTCCGGCACGTCGCGGACCTGGCGGTGAGCGGCGAACCGGACGGCCTGCCACGACGCGGCGCACGCGCCGTCCTCGACTTCGCCGACCCCGCCGGGTCGAGCTTCGAGACCGTCCTGCTGCGGGTGCGCGCCGCGCTCGCGCCGCTG
The nucleotide sequence above comes from Actinomadura algeriensis. Encoded proteins:
- a CDS encoding spore-associated protein A; this encodes MNVKRKLVSAGALAAVTAATVGAMAAPAQAAAYNGVCGSGYRVIDKLELLRGTVYLTYNGGWNCVVTVADSGAHDSKPMAAFLKRSSDSEFVRDDDYYRYYAGPVYRYAPSQCIDWGGRIGLDSDSAWGDHCG